The following proteins are encoded in a genomic region of Necator americanus strain Aroian chromosome II, whole genome shotgun sequence:
- a CDS encoding hypothetical protein (NECATOR_CHRII.G7284.T1) codes for MAICTYNARTLASEAAIEDLMMQAKKIKYDVIGLTETRRRHPLNAVYETGEELFLGTCDSRGVGGVGVLVNTSMAKNIDSFEQLTTRIGRLRMRRCGPIPALTIFVVYAPTSSYEEEEVEAFYMDLEKFYQEDHAFYKVIVGDFNAKVGPRRTPEELHIGTHGLQWNDQGERLSEFIMTTKTIHGNSQFQKHSSLRWTWESPGGGYRNEIDHIIVNQRFCLTDVGVVPKFYTGSDHRLLRGRFSFTRRAEKAAKFRERNPRTTINWDLFATLAGFWEDSAIDNIDEEYDRLVEHLHDCAKKAESFKTTKRRLSLETLELIRQRGAARAAGNQELRSELARLCREAIKEDLKERRAEVLAEAAEAGKSIRYARRDFASRKTRMTALRNPKGTAIASRRGMEKIIYDFYSDLFDSHVHLPPHHLREDGQVIPEVLPSEIRHAIMSVRNRTAPGPDRIRPEHLKSFPPVLINTLARLFTRYLSECKVPKQWKTSKTVLL; via the coding sequence atggcgatctgtacttacaacgcacgtacgcttgcatcggaagcggccatcgaagatctgatgatgcaagccaagaagatcaagtacgacgtcatcggactgaccgagacgagacgacgtcaccctctcaacgccgtatatgaaactggagaagaactgttcttaggaacatgcgacagtagaggtgttggtggagttggcgtcctcgtcaacacgagtatggcaaagaacatcgactcttttgaacaacttacgacccgaatcggacgtctgcggatgagaagatgtggcccaataccagctttgactatcttcgtcgtttacgctccaacatcaagctacgaagaagaagaagtcgaagctttctatatggacctggagaagttctaccaagaagatcatgccttctacaaggtcatagttggcgatttcaacgctaaggttggcccaagaagaacgccggaggaacttcacatcgggacccacggcctacaatggaatgaccagggagagaggctctccgagttcatcatgacgactaaaaccatccatgggaactcgcaattccagaagcactcctctctacgctggacgtgggagtcacccggtggagggtaccgtaatgaaatagaccacatcatcgtcaatcaaaggttctgcctgacggacgtcggtgttgtaccaaagttctacacgggatcggaccatcgcctcctccgaggaagattttccttcacaaggagagcagagaaagccgccaagttcagagagagaaatcccaggactaccatcaactgggatctcttcgctacgctagccggcttttgggaagattccgcaatcgacaacatcgacgaggaatatgaccggcttgtcgaacaccttcacgactgcgcgaagaaggctgagagttttaaaaccaccaagaggcgcctgtctcttgaaactcttgagctgatacgccagcgtggagcagcacgagccgcagggaaccaagaactcaggtccgagctcgcaaggctttgccgagaggcgataaaggaagaccttaaagagagaagagcagaagtgctggctgaagctgcagaggcggggaaaagcatccgctatgcccgtcgagacttcgccagtcgcaagacgaggatgactgctctccggaacccaaagggaacagccattgcatcgagaagggggatggagaaaatcatctacgacttctactctgatctcttcgacagccatgtccacttgcctcctcaccatctgagggaagatggacaagtcattccagaggttctcccgtccgaaatacgacatgctatcatgtcggtaagaaatcgtacggcacccggtcccgacagaataagaccagaacacctgaagagctttccgccagtactcatcaacaccctggcgaggctctttacacgttatctgtcggaatgcaaggttcctaaacagtggaagaccagcaagaccgtgttgttgtag
- a CDS encoding hypothetical protein (NECATOR_CHRII.G7284.T2): MPLCLTFIDLKKAFDSVETEAVVEALDNQGVPTQYIKVLRELYSNFTTGISPFYKNIIIDVKRGVRQGDTISPKIFTATLENEMRKLEWDDMGVKVDGRQLHHLRFADDIVLVTPSISQAERMLTKFDETCGCIGLQLNLQKTMFMRNGWVSDAPFTLNGTNISECTSYVYLGRELNMMNDLTPGQEETSSLGSV; this comes from the coding sequence atgccgctctgtctcaccttcatcgacttaaagaaggctttcgactcggttgagacggaagcggtcgtggaagccttggacaaccaaggcgtccctactcagtacataaaggtacttcgagagttgtacagtaacttcacgaccggaatttcgccattctacaagaacatcatcattgacgtgaagaggggggtccgacagggtgatacaatttcacccaaaatattcacagccaccctcgagaacgaaatgcgaaagttggaatgggacgacatgggagtgaaggttgatggtcggcagctacaccatttgcgctttgctgatgacatcgtactggtaacacctagcatcagccaagcggaacgaatgctgaccaaattcgacgaaacatgtggatgcatcggtcttcagctgaatctacaaaagacgatgttcatgcggaacggatgggtctcggatgccccattcacgctcaacggaacgaacatatccgagtgcaccagctacgtttatctgggtcgggaactgaacatgatgaacgacctgacccctgggcaggaggagacgagcagcttggggagcgtataa
- a CDS encoding hypothetical protein (NECATOR_CHRII.G7284.T3) yields the protein MAICTYNARTLASEAAIEDLMMQAKKIKYDVIGLTETRRRHPLNAVYETGEELFLGTCDSRGVGGVGVLVNTSMAKNIDSFEQLTTRIGRLRMRRCGPIPALTIFVVYAPTSSYEEEEVEAFYMDLEKFYQEDHAFYKVIVGDFNAKVGPRRTPEELHIGTHGLQWNDQGERLSEFIMTTKTIHGNSQFQKHSSLRWTWESPGGGYRNEIDHIIVNQRFCLTDVGVVPKFYTGSDHRLLRGRFSFTRRAEKAAKFRERNPRTTINWDLFATLAGFWEDSAIDNIDEEYDRLVEHLHDCAKKAESFKTTKRRLSLETLELIRQRGAARAAGNQELRSELARLCREAIKEDLKERRAEVLAEAAEAGKSIRYARRDFASRKTRMTALRNPKGTAIASRRGMEKIIYDFYSDLFDSHVHLPPHHLREDGQVIPEVLPSEIRHAIMSVRNRTAPGPDRIRPEHLKSFPPVLINTLARLFTRYLSECKKKGDPHDIGNYRPICLLSVIYKLFTRVILNKIERVLDEGQPCEQAGFRKGFSTIDHIHTVSKLIEVSREYKMPLCLTFIDLKKAFDSVETEAVVEALDNQGVPTQYIKVLRELYSNFTTGISPFYKNIIIDVKRGVRQGDTISPKIFTATLENEMRKLEWDDMGVKVDGRQLHHLRFADDIVLVTPSISQAERMLTKFDETCGCIGLQLNLQKTMFMRNGWVSDAPFTLNGTNISECTSYVYLGRELNMMNDLTPGQEETSSLGSV from the exons atggcgatctgtacttacaacgcacgtacgcttgcatcggaagcggccatcgaagatctgatgatgcaagccaagaagatcaagtacgacgtcatcggactgaccgagacgagacgacgtcaccctctcaacgccgtatatgaaactggagaagaactgttcttaggaacatgcgacagtagaggtgttggtggagttggcgtcctcgtcaacacgagtatggcaaagaacatcgactcttttgaacaacttacgacccgaatcggacgtctgcggatgagaagatgtggcccaataccagctttgactatcttcgtcgtttacgctccaacatcaagctacgaagaagaagaagtcgaagctttctatatggacctggagaagttctaccaagaagatcatgccttctacaaggtcatagttggcgatttcaacgctaaggttggcccaagaagaacgccggaggaacttcacatcgggacccacggcctacaatggaatgaccagggagagaggctctccgagttcatcatgacgactaaaaccatccatgggaactcgcaattccagaagcactcctctctacgctggacgtgggagtcacccggtggagggtaccgtaatgaaatagaccacatcatcgtcaatcaaaggttctgcctgacggacgtcggtgttgtaccaaagttctacacgggatcggaccatcgcctcctccgaggaagattttccttcacaaggagagcagagaaagccgccaagttcagagagagaaatcccaggactaccatcaactgggatctcttcgctacgctagccggcttttgggaagattccgcaatcgacaacatcgacgaggaatatgaccggcttgtcgaacaccttcacgactgcgcgaagaaggctgagagttttaaaaccaccaagaggcgcctgtctcttgaaactcttgagctgatacgccagcgtggagcagcacgagccgcagggaaccaagaactcaggtccgagctcgcaaggctttgccgagaggcgataaaggaagaccttaaagagagaagagcagaagtgctggctgaagctgcagaggcggggaaaagcatccgctatgcccgtcgagacttcgccagtcgcaagacgaggatgactgctctccggaacccaaagggaacagccattgcatcgagaagggggatggagaaaatcatctacgacttctactctgatctcttcgacagccatgtccacttgcctcctcaccatctgagggaagatggacaagtcattccagaggttctcccgtccgaaatacgacatgctatcatgtcggtaagaaatcgtacggcacccggtcccgacagaataagaccagaacacctgaagagctttccgccagtactcatcaacaccctggcgaggctctttacacgttatctgtcggaatgcaag aaaaagggagatccacatgacatcggcaactatcgcccaatctgcctactgtccgtcatctacaagctctttacaagagtaatccttaataagATTGAAagagtcttggatgaaggacagccatgcgagcaagcagggtttcgaaaaggattcagcacgattgaccacattcacactgtttcgaaactcatcgaggtatcacgagagtacaagatgccgctctgtctcaccttcatcgacttaaagaaggctttcgactcggttgagacggaagcggtcgtggaagccttggacaaccaaggcgtccctactcagtacataaaggtacttcgagagttgtacagtaacttcacgaccggaatttcgccattctacaagaacatcatcattgacgtgaagaggggggtccgacagggtgatacaatttcacccaaaatattcacagccaccctcgagaacgaaatgcgaaagttggaatgggacgacatgggagtgaaggttgatggtcggcagctacaccatttgcgctttgctgatgacatcgtactggtaacacctagcatcagccaagcggaacgaatgctgaccaaattcgacgaaacatgtggatgcatcggtcttcagctgaatctacaaaagacgatgttcatgcggaacggatgggtctcggatgccccattcacgctcaacggaacgaacatatccgagtgcaccagctacgtttatctgggtcgggaactgaacatgatgaacgacctgacccctgggcaggaggagacgagcagcttggggagcgtataa